Proteins found in one Zea mays cultivar B73 chromosome 1, Zm-B73-REFERENCE-NAM-5.0, whole genome shotgun sequence genomic segment:
- the LOC100285871 gene encoding systemin receptor SR160 precursor, giving the protein MTRMSSRAAAVAAAAFLVLAAACPLLASAQPAPGMPPPSPAANNSRLEKAYVALQALKRAITDDPKKLTKNWCGPDVCSYFGVFCAPAPDDPCQRTVASVDLNHGDLAGTLPEELGLLSDLAVFHLNSNRFSGSLPDSLRSLHLLHEIDVSNNQLSGPFPPQLLCLPNVQYVDIRFNNFCGEVPAAIFDKKVDALFINNNHFEFTLPDSFTNSTASVIVLANLQRVSGCLPSSIGDMAATLNELILLNSGISSCIPPEIGKLDKLTVLDLSFNSIAGTLPDTIGNMRALEQLDVAHNRLAGEIPESVCGLPHLKNFTYSYNFFCGEPHRCLEVPRVDDRQNCIAGRPDQRPGEECISFLHQPRVRCDAHGCIAPPSSPPPPPPMHAPPPPVY; this is encoded by the coding sequence ATGACGAGGATGAGCTcgagggcggcggcggtggcggcggcggcgttccTGGTGCTCGCGGCCGCCTGTCCGCTGCTGGCCTCGGCGCAGCCAGCGCCGGGCATGCCTCCGCCGTCCCCGGCCGCGAACAACTCCCGGCTGGAGAAGGCGTACGTGGCGCTGCAGGCGCTGAAGCGCGCCATcacggacgaccccaagaagctgACCAAGAACTGGTGCGGGCCCGACGTGTGCAGCTACTTCGGCGTGTTCTGCGCGCCGGCGCCCGACGACCCCTGCCAGCGCACGGTGGCCTCCGTGGACCTCAACCACGGCGACCTCGCCGGGACGCTCCCCGAGGAGCTGGGCCTCCTGTCCGACCTCGCCGTCTTCCACCTCAACTCCAACCGCTTCAGCGGCTCCCTCCCCGACTCGCTCCGCTCCCTCCACCTCCTCCACGAGATCGACGTCAGCAACAACCAGCTCTCCGGGCCCTTCCCGCCGCAGCTCCTCTGCCTCCCCAACGTCCAGTACGTGGACATCAGGTTCAACAACTTCTGCGGCGAGGTGCCGGCGGCCATCTTCGACAAGAAGGTCGACGCGCTCTTCATCAACAACAACCACTTCGAGTTCACGCTGCCCGACAGCTTCACCAACTCGACGGCGTCGGTGATCGTGCTGGCCAACCTGCAGCGGGTCAGCGGCTGCCTGCCGAGCAGCATCGGCGACATGGCCGCCACGCTCAACGAGCTGATCCTGCTCAACAGCGGCATCTCCTCCTGCATCCCGCCCGAGATCGGCAAGCTGGACAAGCTCACCGTGCTGGACCTCAGCTTCAACAGCATCGCCGGCACCCTGCCGGACACGATCGGCAACATGCGGGCGCTGGAGCAGCTCGACGTCGCGCACAACCGCCTCGCCGGCGAGATACCGGAGAGCGTCTGCGGCCTGCCGCACCTCAAGAACTTCACCTACTCGTACAACTTCTTCTGCGGCGAGCCGCACCGGTGCCTCGAGGTGCCGCGCGTCGACGACCGCCAGAACTGCATCGCCGGGCGCCCCGACCAGCGCCCGGGCGAGGAGTGCATCTCGTTCCTGCACCAGCCGAGGGTGCGCTGCGACGCCCACGGGTGCATCGCGCCACCGTCttcgccacctccacctccacctatgCATGCTCCTCCGCCGCCTGTATACTGA